The stretch of DNA TCGATGACGGCGAGCTTGTCGGAGACCTTGGACCCGCCCAGCACCACCGCGTACGGCTGTTCCGGGGTTCCCGCGATCTTCGCCAGCACGTCGACCTCGGTGGCGACCAGGTCGCCCGCGTAGGCCGGGAGCACCTTGGCGACGTCGTAGACCGACGCCTGCTTGCGGTGCACGACGCCGAAGCCGTCGGAGACGAAGGCGCCGTCGTCGCCGACCAGCTCGACGAGCGCCGCGGCGAGCTGGGCCCGCTCGACGTCGTCCTTGCTGGTCTCGCGCGGATCGAAGCGGATGTTCTCGAGCAGGAGGACGTCACCGTCGGTGAGTCCTTCGGCGCGGGCGAGCGCATCACTGCCGACGACGTCGCCCGCGAGCTGGACGTTGCGGCCCAGCTCCTGCCCCAGTCGTGCGGCGACCGGTGCGAGCGACAGCGCGGGATCCGGCTCGCCTCCGGGGCGGCCCAGGTGCGCGGTCACGATGACCTTCGCGCCGGCCTCGACGAGTTTCGTGATCGTCGGCGCCGATGCGACGATACGGCCCGCATCGGTGATCGTGCCGCCGTCGAGCGGCACGTTCAGATCCGACCGCACGAGCACTCCACGGCCTTCGACGCCCTCGGCGAGGAGGTCGGTGAGGGTACGTACCGCCATGCCTACAGCGACTTCGCGACGAGGCCGATGAGGTCGGCGAGACGGTTCGAGTAGCCCCACTCGTTGTCGTACCAGGAGACGATCTTGACCTGGTCGTCGATCACCTTGGTCAGCCCGGCGTCGAAGATCGACGAGTGCGGATCGGTGACGATGTCACTCGACACGATGGGGTCCTCGGTGTACTTCAGAATGCCCTTGAGCGGGCCGTCGGCCGCCTTCTTCATGGCTGCGTTGATCTCCTCCGCGGTGGCAGGCTTGGCCAGGTTGGCGGTGAGGTCGGTGACCGAGCCGGTGGGGATCGGCACGCGCAGGGCGTAGCCGTCGAGCTTGCCGAGCAGCTGCGGGAGCACGAGGCCGATGGCCTTGGCGGCGCCGGTGCCGGTCGGGACGACGTTCAGGGCCGCGGCGCGGGCGCGACGCAGATCGCTGTGCGGGCCGTCCTGCAGGTTCTGGTCCTGGGTGTAGGCGTGGACGGTGGTCATCAGACCCTTGACGATGCCGAACTCGTCGTCGAGGACCTTCGCGATCGGGCCGAGGCAGTTCGTGGTGCACGAGGCGTTCGAGATGATGGTCTGGCTGCCGTCGTACTTGTCGTCGTTGACGCCCATCACGATGGTGATGTCCTCGCCCTTGGCGGGCGCGGAGATGATGACCTTCTTGGCGCCGGCCTCGAGGTGGCCCTTCGCCTTCTCCGCGTCGGTGAAGATGCCGGTCGACTCGACGACGACGTCGACGCCCAGCTCGCCCCAGGGCAGCTCGGACAGCGGACCGCGGTGCGAGAGCGCCTTGACCTTCTGGTCACCGACGACGATGGTGTCATCGCCCTCGAGCGAGACGTCGTGCGGCAGGCGGCCGAGGATCGAGTCGTACTTGAGGAGGTGCGCGAGGGTCGCGTTGTCGGTCAGGTCGTTGACCGCGACGATCTCGATGTCGGTGGTTCCCAGCGCCTTCTGCGCGTCCACCGCGCGGAAGAAGTTACGGCCGATGCGGCCGAAGCCGTTGACGCCTACGCGAACAGTCACTGTTGAGCTCCTTAGCGGTGAATGAAGAGCCGCGGCTTCGAACGCGACCCGTTGGCTTCCAGCCTAGTGGTCGACCAACCCGAGGTCACGGGGTGGTCTCGGGTGTGATGACTCCCACGCCGGAACGGGGTATCACGCGTCGTCCATGAGGTCGGCGGTGACCGCGGACTCGGTGTCGGGAAGCCCCTCGGCCCGAGCCTTCTTGTCGGCCATCGAGAGCAGTCGGCGGATGCGGCCGGCGACCGCGTCCTTGGTCATCGGCGGATCGGCCAGCTGGCCGAGTTCCTCGAGTGAGGCCTGACGGTGCTGGACGCGCAGGGAGCCCGCGGCCACCAGGTGGTCGGGCACCTCGTCGCCCAGGATCTCCAGGGCACGTTCGACGCGGGCGGCCGCGGCCACGGCGGCGCGCGCGGACCGCCGCAGGTTCGCGTCGTCGAAGTTCGCGAGACGATTCGCGGTGGCGCGCACCTCGCGTCGCATCCGACGCTCCTCCCACACGAGCCTCGTGTCGTGCGCGCCCATCCTGGTCAGCAGCGCACCGATCGCCTCGCCGTCGCGGATCACCACCCGGTCCGCGCCGCGGACGTCGCGCGCCTTGGCGGTGACTCCGAGACGACGAGCCGCACCGACCAGTGCGAGCGCCGCCTCCGGTCCGGGGCAGCTGACCTCCAGCGCCGACGAGCGCCCGGGCTCGGTGAGCGATCCGTGCGCCAGGAACGCACCCCGCCACGCGGCTTCGGCGTCGCCGAGACTGCCGCCGACGACCTGGGCGGGCAGTCCCCGCACCGGACGGCCGCGCATGTCCAGCAAACCCGTCTGGCGCGCGAGCCCCTCCCCGTCCTTGGTGACGCGCAGAATGTAGCGCGCGCTCTTGCGTGCACCGCCCGACCGCAGAACGTGCACGTCGGAGGCGTATCCGAACAAGTCGTGGATCTCGTATCGGAGACGCCGGGCCACATTGCCCAGGTCGACCTCGGCCTCGACGATCACCCGACCGTTCTGGATGTGGAGATCGCCCGCGAATCGCAGCAGCGCGGACACCTCCGCCTTGCGGCAGCTGAGCTGCGTCACCGCGAGTCTGCTCAACTCGTCTTTGACCGCCCCGGTCATCGCCACTGGTCGCACCCTCCTGTAAACATCGTGAAACTCCCCCGTCCGACACCAGCCCGCGGCCCGGTGACACGGGCCGTCCACGACGGTGCAATCACAGTCACATTACCGGTCATCGGATCAGCTCAACAGACGAGCCATCGTCTCCGCCGCTTTGCGAGGATCATGCTCGTGGGTACCCGGAACGGCGAGATCGGCCACCACCAGTCGCGCACCGAAAGCCGCCGCGGCACGTTCGAGATGGTCGCGTTCGGCCCCCGCGGGAACCGACGCGGCGTCGACGATCACGTCGTCGACGCCGAACGTGTCGGCATGCGCGTGCAGTACGTGCAGATGCCGCTCGACCGAGAAACCGGTGGTCTCCCCCGGCTCGTTGGCCAGATTGACGAACAACACCTTGCGCGCGGCCGTCCGGCGCAGCGCGTCGAGCTGGCCCGGCACCAGGACGTGTGGAATCACGCTGGAGAACCATGACCCCGGACCCAGGGTGACCACGTCCGCGGCACCGATCGCCTCGACCGCCTCCCGGCACGAATCGGGTGCCACCGGAAGCACCCGGACGCGTCGCACCTTGCCGGGGGTGGTCGCGACGGCGACCTGTCCGCGGATCACCCGGCTCATCCGCGGATCGGACTCCAGACCGGTCACGTCGGCTTCGATGATCAACGGCTCCACGGCCATCGGCAGCACCCGTCCGGAGATGCC from Gordonia humi encodes:
- the gap gene encoding type I glyceraldehyde-3-phosphate dehydrogenase, which gives rise to MTVRVGVNGFGRIGRNFFRAVDAQKALGTTDIEIVAVNDLTDNATLAHLLKYDSILGRLPHDVSLEGDDTIVVGDQKVKALSHRGPLSELPWGELGVDVVVESTGIFTDAEKAKGHLEAGAKKVIISAPAKGEDITIVMGVNDDKYDGSQTIISNASCTTNCLGPIAKVLDDEFGIVKGLMTTVHAYTQDQNLQDGPHSDLRRARAAALNVVPTGTGAAKAIGLVLPQLLGKLDGYALRVPIPTGSVTDLTANLAKPATAEEINAAMKKAADGPLKGILKYTEDPIVSSDIVTDPHSSIFDAGLTKVIDDQVKIVSWYDNEWGYSNRLADLIGLVAKSL
- a CDS encoding gluconeogenesis factor YvcK family protein, coding for MSLRAVALGGGHGLFNTLTALRYLTPDVTAVVTVADDGGSSGRLRNELGGVPPGDLRMALAALMAAPAAVADLEKTDPKAALAHKRWSRILQHRLGGYGALAGHPVGNLMLAGVEELTGDIVEALDAMVDLFGISGRVLPMAVEPLIIEADVTGLESDPRMSRVIRGQVAVATTPGKVRRVRVLPVAPDSCREAVEAIGAADVVTLGPGSWFSSVIPHVLVPGQLDALRRTAARKVLFVNLANEPGETTGFSVERHLHVLHAHADTFGVDDVIVDAASVPAGAERDHLERAAAAFGARLVVADLAVPGTHEHDPRKAAETMARLLS
- a CDS encoding phosphoglycerate kinase, whose product is MAVRTLTDLLAEGVEGRGVLVRSDLNVPLDGGTITDAGRIVASAPTITKLVEAGAKVIVTAHLGRPGGEPDPALSLAPVAARLGQELGRNVQLAGDVVGSDALARAEGLTDGDVLLLENIRFDPRETSKDDVERAQLAAALVELVGDDGAFVSDGFGVVHRKQASVYDVAKVLPAYAGDLVATEVDVLAKIAGTPEQPYAVVLGGSKVSDKLAVIEALAPKVDTLVIGGGMAFTFIKAQGAEVGSSLLQEDMIDTCKDLLERFGDVIHLPHDVVVADAFAADADARVVKTADGFTEGMGLDIGPGTVERFAAVLTGAKTIFWNGPSGVFEFEKFAAGTRGVAEAIAQATADGAFSVVGGGDSAAAVRALGLADEAFSHISTGGGASLEYLEGKELPGLSVLEVTA
- the whiA gene encoding DNA-binding protein WhiA gives rise to the protein MTGAVKDELSRLAVTQLSCRKAEVSALLRFAGDLHIQNGRVIVEAEVDLGNVARRLRYEIHDLFGYASDVHVLRSGGARKSARYILRVTKDGEGLARQTGLLDMRGRPVRGLPAQVVGGSLGDAEAAWRGAFLAHGSLTEPGRSSALEVSCPGPEAALALVGAARRLGVTAKARDVRGADRVVIRDGEAIGALLTRMGAHDTRLVWEERRMRREVRATANRLANFDDANLRRSARAAVAAAARVERALEILGDEVPDHLVAAGSLRVQHRQASLEELGQLADPPMTKDAVAGRIRRLLSMADKKARAEGLPDTESAVTADLMDDA